The Streptomyces sp. NBC_01255 genome window below encodes:
- the sucB gene encoding 2-oxoglutarate dehydrogenase, E2 component, dihydrolipoamide succinyltransferase: MSVSVTLPALGESVTEGTVTRWLKAEGERVEADEPLLEVSTDKVDTEIPAPASGILASIKVAEDETVEVGAELAIIDDGTGAPAPAASPTAETVVTPVPVAEAPAAPAPVAEAPAAAPAGGAAGTDVVLPALGESVTEGTVTRWLKSVGETVEADEPLLEVSTDKVDTEIPAPVSGVLLEIVVAEDESAEVGAKLAVIGAAGAAPAAPAAPAPAAPAAAPAPAAAPAPVAPAAPVAAPAPVAPAAPAPAPVAPAATPAPVAPAAPVAAPAPAEDGAYVTPLVRKLATENGVDLAAVKGSGVGGRIRKQDVLAAAEAKKAAAAAPVAAPAAPAAAKAPALAVSPLRGQTVKMTRMRKVIGDNMMKALHGQAQLTSVVEVDITKLMKLRARAKDAFAAREGVKLSPMPFFVKAAAQALKAFPVINARINEDEGTITYFDTENIGIAVDSEKGLMTPVIKGAGDLNIAGISKKTAELAGAVRASKITPDDLAGATFTISNTGSRGALFDTIIVPPNQVAILGIGATVRRPVVIDHPDLGETIAVRDMTYVALSYDHRLVDGADAARYLTAVKAILEAGEFEVDLGL, encoded by the coding sequence ATGTCGGTTTCCGTAACCCTGCCGGCGCTCGGCGAGAGCGTCACCGAGGGCACCGTCACCCGCTGGCTCAAGGCCGAGGGTGAGCGTGTCGAGGCCGACGAGCCGCTGCTCGAGGTCTCGACCGACAAGGTCGACACCGAGATCCCCGCCCCCGCCTCGGGCATCCTGGCCTCCATCAAGGTCGCCGAGGACGAGACGGTCGAGGTCGGCGCCGAGCTGGCCATCATCGACGACGGCACGGGCGCCCCGGCCCCCGCCGCCTCGCCGACCGCCGAGACCGTCGTCACCCCGGTCCCCGTGGCCGAGGCTCCGGCCGCTCCGGCGCCTGTCGCCGAGGCCCCCGCCGCGGCTCCGGCCGGTGGCGCCGCCGGTACGGACGTCGTGCTGCCCGCGCTGGGCGAGTCCGTCACCGAGGGCACCGTGACCCGCTGGCTGAAGTCGGTCGGCGAGACCGTCGAGGCCGACGAGCCGCTGCTCGAGGTCTCCACGGACAAGGTCGACACCGAGATCCCGGCCCCGGTCTCGGGTGTCCTCCTGGAGATCGTCGTCGCCGAGGACGAGTCCGCCGAGGTCGGCGCCAAGCTGGCCGTCATCGGCGCCGCGGGTGCCGCTCCGGCCGCCCCCGCCGCCCCGGCTCCGGCCGCTCCGGCCGCTGCTCCGGCCCCCGCCGCTGCCCCGGCCCCGGTGGCTCCGGCCGCCCCGGTCGCGGCCCCCGCGCCGGTGGCTCCGGCCGCCCCGGCTCCCGCACCGGTGGCACCGGCCGCAACCCCCGCCCCGGTCGCGCCCGCAGCCCCTGTGGCCGCTCCGGCTCCGGCCGAGGACGGCGCGTACGTGACCCCGCTGGTCCGCAAGCTCGCCACCGAGAACGGTGTCGACCTGGCGGCCGTCAAGGGCTCCGGCGTCGGCGGTCGTATCCGCAAGCAGGACGTCCTCGCCGCCGCGGAGGCCAAGAAGGCCGCCGCTGCCGCCCCCGTCGCCGCCCCGGCCGCCCCGGCCGCCGCGAAGGCTCCGGCCCTCGCGGTCTCCCCGCTGCGCGGTCAGACCGTCAAGATGACCCGCATGCGCAAGGTCATCGGCGACAACATGATGAAGGCGCTGCACGGCCAGGCCCAGCTGACCTCGGTCGTCGAGGTCGACATCACCAAGCTGATGAAGCTGCGCGCCCGTGCCAAGGACGCGTTCGCGGCTCGTGAGGGCGTCAAGCTCTCCCCGATGCCGTTCTTCGTCAAGGCCGCGGCCCAGGCGCTGAAGGCCTTCCCGGTCATCAACGCCCGGATCAACGAGGACGAGGGCACGATCACCTACTTCGACACCGAGAACATCGGTATCGCGGTGGACTCCGAGAAGGGTCTGATGACCCCGGTCATCAAGGGTGCGGGCGACCTCAACATCGCCGGTATCTCGAAGAAGACCGCGGAGCTGGCCGGCGCCGTGCGCGCCAGCAAGATCACGCCGGACGACCTGGCCGGTGCGACCTTCACCATCTCCAACACCGGTTCGCGCGGCGCGCTGTTCGACACGATCATCGTGCCCCCGAACCAGGTCGCCATCCTGGGCATCGGCGCCACCGTGCGCCGTCCGGTCGTCATCGACCACCCGGACCTGGGTGAGACGATCGCGGTCCGCGACATGACGTACGTCGCCCTGTCCTACGACCACCGTCTGGTGGACGGCGCCGACGCCGCCCGCTACCTGACGGCCGTCAAGGCGATCCTGGAGGCCGGCGAGTTCGAGGTCGACCTCGGCCTGTAA
- a CDS encoding protein kinase domain-containing protein gives MRGTVLDGRYELETRLGRGGMGQVWSALDRRMQRDVAVKLVTALPDMGEEETFLRFRREIRSAASLPGRHTVVAHDCGATEIDGERALYLVMERLTGRTLTRAVQAERPHWRVVVDWARQLATALDAAHSRRIVHRDIKPDNVMFAEDGDLRILDFGIAKFLGDTLRTGGLTGTGVAIGTLLYMSPEQALGERTVDHRTDLYSLGCVLYFALTGRAPFAADNMLGLINQKLHGTEVPPHHHAPGIPAELSALVMHLLARSPADRPESAAAVLARVGELTAPAVSGTGDVEDERARILAEAHRHAQAKRAAADALFEETRTKASQAAAEFETLLKQRREQSVRDLAARQAKAEERLAEIEHRAEQLSREALKLRTDSERRARLTVETAQREGAEIVAEANAEADRIRTEAEREVAALTDRRDANTRTGVPRWRYADRPDAKG, from the coding sequence ATGCGGGGGACGGTGCTGGACGGGCGGTACGAGCTGGAGACCCGGCTCGGCCGCGGCGGCATGGGGCAGGTGTGGAGTGCGCTCGACCGGCGGATGCAGCGGGACGTGGCGGTCAAACTCGTCACCGCGCTCCCGGACATGGGCGAGGAGGAGACCTTCCTGCGTTTCCGCCGGGAGATCCGCTCGGCGGCGAGCCTGCCCGGCCGCCACACGGTCGTCGCGCACGACTGCGGCGCGACCGAGATCGACGGCGAACGGGCGCTGTACCTGGTCATGGAGCGGCTGACCGGCCGCACCCTCACCCGGGCCGTCCAGGCGGAACGGCCGCACTGGCGCGTCGTCGTCGACTGGGCCCGGCAGCTCGCCACCGCCCTCGACGCGGCGCACTCCCGCCGGATCGTCCACCGGGACATCAAGCCCGACAACGTGATGTTCGCGGAGGACGGCGACCTCAGGATCCTCGACTTCGGCATCGCCAAGTTCCTCGGGGACACGCTCAGGACCGGCGGGCTCACCGGCACCGGCGTCGCCATCGGCACGCTCCTCTACATGTCGCCGGAGCAGGCGCTCGGCGAGCGGACGGTCGACCACCGCACCGACCTCTACTCCCTGGGCTGCGTCCTCTACTTCGCCCTGACCGGCCGCGCGCCCTTCGCCGCCGACAACATGCTCGGCCTGATCAACCAGAAGCTGCACGGCACGGAGGTCCCGCCGCACCACCACGCGCCCGGGATCCCGGCGGAGCTGAGCGCGCTCGTCATGCACCTGCTCGCCCGCAGCCCGGCCGACCGGCCGGAGTCGGCCGCGGCCGTCCTCGCCCGGGTCGGGGAGCTCACCGCCCCCGCCGTCTCCGGTACCGGGGACGTGGAGGACGAGCGCGCCCGCATCCTCGCCGAGGCCCACCGGCACGCACAGGCCAAGCGCGCGGCGGCGGACGCCCTCTTCGAGGAGACCCGCACGAAGGCGTCGCAGGCCGCCGCCGAGTTCGAGACCCTGCTGAAGCAGCGGCGTGAACAGTCGGTGCGGGACCTGGCCGCGCGTCAGGCGAAGGCCGAGGAGCGCCTCGCGGAGATCGAGCACCGCGCGGAGCAGCTCAGTCGGGAGGCGCTGAAGCTGCGTACGGACTCGGAGCGCCGGGCCAGGCTCACGGTGGAGACCGCGCAGCGCGAAGGCGCGGAGATCGTCGCCGAAGCCAACGCCGAGGCGGACCGCATCCGCACCGAGGCGGAGCGCGAGGTCGCCGCCCTCACGGACCGCCGCGATGCGAACACCCGAACCGGCGTCCCGCGATGGCGGTACGCCGACCGGCCCGACGCCAAGGGCTGA
- the aceE gene encoding pyruvate dehydrogenase (acetyl-transferring), homodimeric type: MTDPVGKIPSELDQLPDRDTEETAEWAASLDAVTKAAGPHRAAYLMRRTLQHAEGAGLALPKLLETDYVNTIPTSAEPSIGEFGGDEEMERKITAWNRWNAAAMVTRGSKYGVGGHIATFASAAWLYETGFNHFFQGKEADGSGDQLYIQGHASPGIYARAFLDGRLGEAQLDNFRQESGGNGLPSYPHPRRLPWLWEFPTVSMGLGPLSAIYQARFNRYLTNRSIKDVSASHVWAFLGDGEMDEPESTAALALAAREGLDNLTFVINCNLQRLDGPVRANFKIVQELEAQFRGAGWNVVKSLWGNAWDELFALDTTGALVRRLREVPDAQVQTYQTRDAAYIRQDFFGKDPALVAMAQLLSDDKILECFHLSRGGHEPRKVFAAYKAALEFKGAPTVILAQTVKGFTLGEGFASKNANHQMKKLTTDEFKNMRDLLELPISDAQFVDGQVPYGHPGADSPEVRYLQERRAALGGPAPARRTHALAPLPAPAEKAFTAFDKGSGSQSMATTMAFVRLIKDLIRDKETGKRWVPIVPDEARTFGMESLFPSLGIYSPKGQTYEPVDRDQLMYYKEAVNGQILNEGITEAGSMADFIAASTAYSTHGEAMIPFYIFYSMFGWQRTADQMWQLGDQLGRGFLVGATAGRTTLTGEGLQHADGHSPVIAATNPAALSYDPAFAYEVATIVKEGLRRMYGEAAEGEDQDVFYYLTVYNEPMPQPAKPSGIDEGIVKGLYRFNTAESAGLDLPANASRIQLLSSGTAIHWALEAQKLLAAEWGVAADVWSATSWTELRRDALEADAALLRGEEQVPYVRKALEGVTSPVLAVSDYMRQVPDQIAQWVEQDWSSLGADGFGLSDTREAARRHFGVDAQSIVVAALAQLARRGEVRATAVKEARERYGL, encoded by the coding sequence ATGACCGATCCCGTAGGCAAGATTCCGAGCGAGCTCGACCAGCTCCCGGACCGTGACACCGAGGAGACCGCCGAATGGGCGGCCTCCCTGGACGCCGTCACCAAGGCCGCCGGCCCCCACCGGGCCGCCTACCTGATGCGCCGTACGCTCCAGCACGCCGAGGGCGCGGGCCTCGCCCTGCCCAAGCTGCTGGAGACCGACTACGTCAACACCATCCCCACCTCCGCGGAGCCGTCGATCGGCGAGTTCGGCGGCGACGAGGAGATGGAGCGGAAGATCACCGCCTGGAACCGCTGGAACGCGGCCGCGATGGTCACCCGCGGCTCGAAGTACGGCGTCGGCGGCCACATCGCCACCTTCGCCTCGGCGGCCTGGCTCTACGAGACCGGCTTCAACCACTTCTTCCAGGGCAAGGAAGCCGACGGTTCCGGCGACCAGCTCTACATCCAGGGCCACGCCTCCCCCGGCATCTACGCCCGCGCCTTCCTCGACGGGCGCCTCGGCGAGGCCCAGCTCGACAACTTCCGGCAGGAGTCCGGCGGCAACGGTCTGCCCTCCTACCCGCACCCGCGCCGACTGCCCTGGCTGTGGGAGTTCCCCACCGTCTCCATGGGTCTCGGCCCGCTCTCCGCGATCTACCAGGCGCGCTTCAACCGCTACCTGACGAACCGTTCCATCAAGGACGTCTCGGCCTCCCACGTGTGGGCCTTCCTCGGTGACGGCGAGATGGACGAGCCCGAGTCGACGGCAGCCCTCGCGCTCGCCGCCCGCGAGGGTCTGGACAACCTGACCTTCGTCATCAACTGCAACCTGCAGCGCCTCGACGGCCCGGTCCGCGCGAACTTCAAGATCGTGCAGGAGCTGGAGGCCCAGTTCCGCGGCGCCGGCTGGAACGTCGTGAAGTCACTGTGGGGCAACGCCTGGGACGAGCTGTTCGCGCTCGACACCACCGGCGCCCTCGTCCGCCGCCTCCGCGAGGTGCCGGACGCGCAGGTCCAGACGTACCAGACCCGCGACGCCGCCTACATCCGCCAGGACTTCTTCGGCAAGGACCCGGCGCTCGTCGCGATGGCGCAGCTGCTGAGCGACGACAAGATCCTGGAGTGTTTCCACCTCTCCCGCGGTGGCCACGAGCCGCGCAAGGTGTTCGCCGCGTACAAGGCCGCCCTGGAGTTCAAGGGCGCGCCGACGGTCATCCTCGCGCAGACCGTCAAGGGCTTCACCCTCGGTGAGGGCTTCGCGTCGAAGAACGCGAACCACCAGATGAAGAAGCTGACGACCGACGAGTTCAAGAACATGCGTGACCTTCTTGAGCTGCCGATCTCGGACGCGCAGTTCGTCGACGGCCAGGTGCCCTACGGCCACCCCGGCGCCGACTCCCCCGAGGTCCGCTACCTCCAGGAGCGCCGCGCGGCCCTCGGCGGCCCGGCCCCGGCCCGCCGCACCCACGCGCTGGCCCCGCTGCCGGCCCCGGCGGAGAAGGCCTTCACCGCCTTCGACAAGGGCTCCGGCTCGCAGTCGATGGCGACGACGATGGCGTTCGTCCGGCTCATCAAGGACCTGATCCGCGACAAGGAGACCGGCAAGCGCTGGGTCCCGATCGTCCCGGACGAGGCCCGCACCTTCGGTATGGAGTCGCTGTTCCCGTCGCTCGGCATCTACTCGCCGAAGGGCCAGACGTACGAGCCGGTCGACCGCGACCAGCTGATGTACTACAAGGAGGCCGTGAACGGCCAGATCCTCAACGAGGGGATCACCGAGGCCGGTTCGATGGCCGATTTCATCGCCGCGTCCACCGCGTACTCCACGCACGGCGAAGCGATGATCCCGTTCTACATCTTCTACTCGATGTTCGGCTGGCAGCGGACCGCCGACCAGATGTGGCAGCTCGGCGACCAGCTCGGCCGCGGCTTCCTCGTCGGCGCGACCGCCGGCCGTACCACCCTGACCGGTGAGGGCCTCCAGCACGCCGACGGCCACTCGCCGGTGATCGCGGCCACGAACCCGGCGGCGCTGTCCTACGACCCGGCGTTCGCCTACGAGGTCGCGACCATCGTCAAGGAGGGTCTGCGCCGGATGTACGGCGAGGCCGCCGAGGGCGAGGACCAGGACGTCTTCTACTACCTGACGGTCTACAACGAGCCGATGCCGCAGCCGGCCAAGCCGTCCGGCATCGACGAGGGCATCGTCAAGGGCCTCTACCGCTTCAACACCGCGGAGTCGGCCGGTCTCGACCTGCCCGCGAACGCCTCGCGCATCCAGCTCCTCTCCTCCGGCACGGCGATCCACTGGGCCCTCGAGGCGCAGAAGCTGCTCGCCGCCGAGTGGGGCGTGGCCGCCGACGTGTGGTCCGCGACCTCCTGGACGGAGCTGCGGCGCGACGCCCTGGAGGCCGACGCGGCGCTGCTGCGCGGCGAGGAGCAGGTGCCGTACGTCCGTAAGGCCCTGGAGGGCGTCACCTCCCCGGTACTCGCGGTCTCCGACTACATGCGCCAGGTCCCGGACCAGATCGCGCAGTGGGTCGAGCAGGACTGGTCCTCGCTGGGCGCCGACGGCTTCGGCCTCTCGGACACCCGTGAGGCGGCCCGCCGCCACTTCGGCGTCGACGCCCAGTCGATCGTCGTCGCGGCGCTCGCGCAGCTGGCGCGACGCGGCGAGGTCCGGGCGACGGCCGTGAAGGAAGCGCGCGAGCGCTACGGCCTGTAG
- a CDS encoding GntR family transcriptional regulator has translation MTVPVVHSLREQIREHIVEGIVSGRWKPGERIVERRIATELEVSQTPVREALRELESLRLIESAPNKGVRVRNLTAADLEESYPVRAGLEQIAAELAAGRLATDCSALEPHVAALYEADATADGTAQVRHTVAFHRELVKAAGNAVLLHTWETLGIEVFTALSIRWLGTVQKSYAEEHQELVEAFRRGDPNIGALVKAHVLGCAPRA, from the coding sequence ATGACCGTCCCCGTCGTCCACTCGCTGCGCGAACAGATCCGCGAGCACATCGTGGAGGGGATCGTCAGCGGCCGCTGGAAGCCGGGCGAGCGCATCGTGGAGCGCCGGATCGCGACGGAGCTGGAAGTCAGCCAGACCCCGGTCCGTGAGGCCCTGCGCGAGCTGGAGTCGCTGCGCCTGATCGAATCGGCCCCCAACAAGGGCGTCCGGGTCCGCAACCTCACCGCGGCCGACCTGGAGGAGAGCTACCCCGTACGGGCCGGTCTGGAGCAGATCGCGGCCGAGCTGGCGGCCGGGCGGCTCGCCACGGACTGCTCGGCCCTGGAGCCGCACGTGGCGGCGCTGTACGAGGCGGACGCGACCGCCGACGGTACGGCGCAGGTGCGGCACACGGTGGCCTTCCACCGGGAGCTGGTGAAGGCCGCCGGGAACGCGGTACTGCTGCACACCTGGGAGACGCTCGGCATCGAGGTCTTCACGGCCCTGTCGATCCGCTGGCTGGGCACGGTCCAGAAGTCGTACGCGGAGGAGCACCAGGAGCTGGTGGAGGCCTTCCGCCGGGGCGACCCGAACATCGGGGCGCTCGTGAAGGCCCACGTCCTGGGCTGCGCGCCCCGAGCCTGA
- a CDS encoding helix-turn-helix transcriptional regulator, whose translation MRAARLIKLVLLLQSRPSMTAAELAAELEVSERTITRDALALAEAGVPVYADRGRAGGYRLIGGYRTRLTGLARGEAEALFLSGLPGALRDLGLADAASAARLKVSAALLPSLRDAPDAVGRRFHLDAPGWYQEPETPELLAPIAEAVWDDRLLSARYLRGDGEEVERELCPYGLVLKAGVWYVCARADASFRTYRVDRFTAVAVGEERFVRDEEFDLPSFWEERAAEFARSLLRAVVVLRLSEAGARRLPYVTDRAAAEEALAAGERDEETPGRTTVTLRVESEEVAFSQLLGLGAEAEVVAPDSLRARFREAARGLAGLYL comes from the coding sequence ATGCGTGCCGCCCGTCTCATCAAGTTGGTCCTGCTGCTCCAGTCCCGTCCGTCGATGACGGCGGCCGAACTGGCCGCGGAGCTCGAGGTGTCGGAGCGGACCATCACCCGGGACGCGCTCGCCCTCGCCGAGGCGGGGGTGCCGGTGTACGCGGACCGGGGCCGCGCGGGTGGCTACCGGCTGATCGGCGGCTACCGGACGCGGCTCACGGGGCTCGCGCGGGGCGAGGCGGAGGCGCTGTTCCTCTCCGGGCTGCCGGGCGCGCTGCGCGATCTGGGGCTCGCGGACGCGGCCTCGGCGGCCCGGCTGAAGGTGTCGGCGGCGCTGCTGCCGTCGCTGCGGGACGCCCCCGACGCGGTGGGCCGGCGCTTCCATCTGGACGCGCCCGGCTGGTACCAGGAGCCGGAGACCCCGGAGCTGCTCGCCCCGATCGCGGAGGCCGTCTGGGACGACCGGCTGCTCTCCGCCCGCTATCTCCGCGGGGACGGCGAGGAGGTGGAGCGGGAGCTGTGTCCGTACGGCCTCGTCCTGAAGGCCGGTGTCTGGTACGTGTGCGCACGGGCGGACGCCTCCTTCCGCACGTACCGCGTGGACCGGTTCACGGCGGTCGCCGTGGGCGAGGAGCGGTTCGTCCGGGACGAGGAGTTCGACCTCCCGTCCTTCTGGGAGGAGCGGGCGGCGGAGTTCGCCCGCTCCCTGCTGCGCGCCGTGGTCGTCCTGCGGCTCTCGGAGGCGGGCGCGCGGCGGCTGCCGTACGTCACGGACCGCGCGGCCGCCGAGGAAGCCCTCGCGGCCGGGGAGCGGGACGAGGAGACCCCCGGCCGGACGACCGTGACGCTGCGGGTCGAGAGCGAGGAGGTCGCCTTCTCCCAGCTGCTCGGCCTGGGCGCGGAGGCCGAGGTGGTGGCCCCGGACTCCCTCCGCGCCCGTTTCCGGGAGGCGGCCCGGGGGCTGGCGGGCCTCTATCTGTAG